In Xiphias gladius isolate SHS-SW01 ecotype Sanya breed wild chromosome 16, ASM1685928v1, whole genome shotgun sequence, a genomic segment contains:
- the acvr2aa gene encoding activin receptor type-2A encodes MGSATKLAFSVFLISCSSGAILGRSETQKCVHYNYSPPSSSSSSLALEGRGNVSGVVTCSGEKDKRLHCFATWKNVSGAVQVVKQGCWLDDVNCYDRSECVEKKDAPEVFFCCCEGSLCNDKFFYSPDIIEPPIPTTNKPVTSPPPVLKTLMYSLVPIMAVTAIVLFSFWMYQHHKLAYPPVLVPTQDPGPLPPSPILGQKPLQLLEIKARGRFGCVWKAQLLSEYVAVKIFPIQDKQSWQNEFEIYNLNGMRHENLLQFIGAEKRGSNVDMELWLITAFHEKGSLTDYLKANALSWSELCLIARSMSRGLAYLHEDIPGHKDGHKPAIAHRDFKSKNVLLKSNLTACIADFGLALRFEAGKSPGDTHGQVGTRRYMAPEVLEGAINFQRDAFLRIDMYALGLVLWELASRCKAADGPVDEYMLPFEEEVGQHPSLEDMQEVVVHKKLRPMLRECWQKHAGLALLCETIEECWDHEAEARLSAGCVEERVVQMQRQTSVTAPEEIVTVVTMVTNVDYPPKESSL; translated from the exons GTGCAATCCTGGGTCGCTCAGAGACTCAGAAATGTGTTCACTACAACTATAGTCctccatcatcatcctcctcctctttggcGTTGGAGGGACGGGGTAACGTCAGCGGGGTGGTGACCTGCTCCGGGGAGAAAGATAAGAGGCTGCACTGCTTCGCCACCTGGAAGAACGTCTCAGGAGCTGTCCAGGTGGTCAAACAGGGCTGCTGGCTGGATGATGTCAACTGTTACGACAG GAGTGAGTGTGTGGAGAAGAAAGATGCTCCTGAagtcttcttctgctgctgtgaaggCAGTTTGTGTAACGACAAGTTCTTCTACAGCCCTGACATTATCGAGCCACCAATACCCA caacaaacaaaccagtGACGTCTCCGCCTCCAGTGCTAAAGACTCTGATGTACTCACTGGTTCCCATCATGGCTGTCACTGCCATCGTCCTCTTCTCGTTCTGGATGTACCAACACCACAAACTAGCTTACCCACCTGTACTGGTGCCCACACAG GACCCTGGCCCCCTTCCCCCCTCCCCAATCCTGGGCCAGAAGCCTCTGCAGTTGCTGGAAATCAAAGCCAGGGGGCGCTTCGGCTGTGTGTGGAAGGCTCAGTTGCTCAGTGAATATGTCGCCGTCAAAATCTTTCCCATACAG GACAAACAGTCGTGGCAGAACGAGTTCGAGATCTACAACCTGAATGGGATGAGACATGAAAACCTGCTGCAGTTCATTGGAGCTGAGAAGAGAGGAAGTAACGTGGACATGGAGCTGTGGCTCATCACCGCCTTCCACGAAAAG GGTTCTCTAACAGATTACCTGAAGGCCAACGCTCTCTCCTGGTCTGAACTATGTCTCATTGCTCGGTCCATGTCTCGAGGTCTTGCTTACCTGCACGAAGACATACCTGGACACAAAGATGGACACAAACCAGCCATCGCCCACAg ggacTTTAAGAGTAAGAACGTCCTGCTGAAGTCCAACCTGACCGCCTGCATTGCTGACTTCGGCCTCGCCCTCAGGTTTGAGGCAGGAAAATCTCCAGGAGATACCCACGGACAG GTGGGAACCAGGAGGTACATGGCCCCGGAGGTCCTGGAGGGGGCCATTAACTTCCAGAGAGATGCCTTCTTGAGGATCGACATGTATGCCCTGGGTCTGGTACTGTGGGAGCTTGCCTCGCGCTGCAAAGCTGCTGACG GTCCAGTTGACGAGTACATGCTACCGTTTGAAGAGGAGGTGGGTCAGCATCCGTCTCTGGAGGACATGCAGGAGGTAGTGGTCCACAAGAAGCTGAGGCCGATGCTCAGAGAGTGCTGGCAGAAACACGCT GGTCTGGCGTTGCTCTGTGAAACCATCGAGGAGTGCTGGGACCACGAGGCCGAGGCTCGGCTGTCGGCCGGCTGCGTGGAGGAGCGAGTCGTGCAGATGCAGCGACAGACGAGCGTCACGGCGCCTGAGGAGATCGTCACAGttgtcaccatggtaaccaaCGTGGACTACCCGCCTAAAGAGTCGAGCCTATGA